In Papio anubis isolate 15944 chromosome 20, Panubis1.0, whole genome shotgun sequence, the genomic window TCTGCAGCCTGTCCCAGGCACTGGGGTGCAGCCAACATCACACAAATCCCTGCCGTCACAGAGCTCACGCTCTCATgagtggggaagacagacacGCAAAGAGATCTAGAATGTGAGGTCAGGGGTAGACAAGAGCCCTGGAGGGAACAGAGCAGGAAAAGGTCAGAAAGAGAAGACCCAGGGTCTCTAGGGGAGATGTCAGGGAAAGGATCTCCCAAGAACACCCTGATGTAAGCAGGATctgagggcagtggggagggagccATGCAGATCcctggggaagagcattccagggaAATGACAAGGTCAGAGGCACTAAGGGAATGGGAGTCACACTGCTGTCCTTGACCCAGTAGGACAGACACACTCCAAGGTGGGGGGGTGAAGAGACCTGGTCAGGACCCAGGACCCCGTTTTTCCACCCTAATGCATAGGTCCCAATATTGACCGatgctctctcctctctcctagCCTCACTTCTAACCTTCTGGAACCCACCTACCACTGCCCAGCTCACTATTGAATCCAGGCCATTCAATGTCGCAGAGGGGAAGGAGGTTCTTCTACTCGCCCACAATCTGTCCCAGAATCTTATTGGCTACAACTGGTACAAAGGGGAAAGAGTGGATGCCAAACGTCTAATTGTAGCATATGTAATAGGAACTCAACAAACTACCCCAGGGCCCGCACACAGCGGTCGAGAGATAATATACTCCAATGCATCCCTGCTGATCCAGAACGTCACCCAGAATGACACAGGATCCTACACCCTACAAGTCATAAAGGAAGATCTTGTGAATGAAGAAGCAACTGGCCAGTTCCGGGTATATCGTGAGTGATTCCCCATGACCTCTGGGGTTAGTTCTACTTCACACACATGGGATTGTCAGGCCTGGGTTGTGCCTGTGTCGCCCTCTGCATTACACCCCACGTTAAGGTTTGAGCATTTAGTGCAGGACACACACTAAGGGATAGACACCAAAATATCAAATTTCTTACTCCAGAGTCCTGATTCTGCAGACACTTGCTTCAGAGGAAGGACAGTCTGATGTGGGTAACTTATCGAGGGGAGACCAGTCTCAGTGTAGCCCCCTGGGACCCTCCTGGTGAACATGTCCCTAAGAAAGACCCAGTAGGACTCAGTCAGGGTCTGGCCTGAGGGGCCTTCTGGGATCCTCACAGACAAGCTCAGCCCTGGGAATCCTCTGCTCCAACACACTATCCCAAGGTTCTCGACTCCTGGTGACCCTGAGAAGCCTGGGCCAGTGCTAGATTGTGGCCTCCTGGGCCAGGCTGACTGGGAACAAGAATTTGAGTTATCCAAGGGCTGTGGCTCCTAGAGCTGGTAACCAGCCAGGGTTCAGGCACTAGAGCCTCATTTGGGCAAGGACAGAGCCTCATCCTTCACCTTAGTCTCGGCCTGGAGAGGACAGATGCACAAGCTCCCCAGGCCATCAGCCAACTGCCCTGGGGGCTTAGGAGATGCCATAGGAAGTGCAGCATCCCCAGGAGGAGGAACAGAGGAGACAGGATGCTCCTGAAAGCTCCTTGTCTACCAGGGATCAGACTGAGAGGCACTCTCACAGAATCCAACAATAATAGATGCtgtgaccgggcgcagtggctcatgcctgtaatcccagcactttgggaggccgaggcagacggactatgaggtcaggagttcaagaccagcctgaccaacatggtgaaaccccatctctactaaaaatacaaaaaaattagccgggcatggtggcgtgcgcctgtaatcccagctactcaggaggctgaggcaggagaatcgcttgaacccggaaggcggaggttgcaatgagctgagatcacaccactgcaccctagcctgggtgacagatcgagactctgtctcaaaaaaaaaaaaaaaagattgtttattTGGGCAGCTCCCCTATGCCGAGCTGAGgtcaaataattacaaatattttaacgTTAATTCACAGATACAAGACAAGCCAAAACCTTTAACCATTTATACTGTTTTTCTGAGGTCTGAGGGGAAACTGAGCCACGTGGCAATAAATACAGTCACTATATCAAGGTCACACAGACCATAACTGGCAAATCAGTTACAGGAGATGTGTCTTCAACCACAGCCTCAACTTCTCCTCTACTCCAGGGGCCTTATTTGGCATCTGTGGACCCCAATACCAGAGTTGGTTCAGTTCCTTTCTTCTTAGGCATCTGCAGCCCAGAGGGGAGATCCTGGTCTGGGGAGTGAGATCAAATGGAGAATTAACCAAGTTTTATTCTGGAACTTATTCAACAATTAGAGTCAGTGTCGGAAATGTCCaggcctgggccaggcatgggggctcacacctgtaatcccagcactttgggatgccaagatgggcagatcacttgaggtcaggagttcaagaccagcctggccaacatggtgaaaccccatctctactaaaaatacaaaaaaaattagccgggcgtggtggtgcgtgcctgtaatcccagttacttgggaggctaaggtgggaaaatcgcgtgaacccaggaggcagaggttgcagtgagccaagatcgtgccactgtgctccagcctgggagacagagcaagactctatctcttttttttttttttttttgagacagaatctcgctctgtcacccaggctggagtgtagtggtgcaacctcagctcactgcaagctccgcctcccaggttcacaccattctcctacctcaacctctggagtagctgggactacaggcgcaggccaccgcgcccgcctaatatttttgtattttattagtaaagacaaggtttcactgtgttagccaggatggtctggatctcctgacctcgtgattcacccacctcagcctcccaaagtgctgggattacaggtgtcagccaccgtgcccagccgagactctatctcaaaaaaaaaaaaaaaagttcaggccTATCCCCTCAGACCCACGCCTCTGCTCCCTGGACTTGAAATCCTGTGTTTCCTGATGTGTTGGTGTCACTCCCACAGGAGGATAAAGGAAAGGACTTTGCTTTCTCTCCCCACTCACACCCTGCACCAGCCAGGGCCCAACAAGAAATACACACTCGCTCAGTAGTTctctcatgaatgaatgaatgattgaatgatcCATAACCTCTTTAGAGATTGGATCTGGTTGCAGAATCCTGGGAGGTTCTTGCCATGCCTGCTCCCCATCCTTCCAGGGACTGAGACCCATGTTCCATCCCCTGACCATCTACCCCTAAAGCCACCCCAAGTACCACATTTCATGTGACTCTCTGGGGCTGCTCGGCTGTGGGAAGGTTTTCAGGGCTCCCTGGTCTTGATTCTGGGACACCAGAGGCTCCTGGTTGCTGGGGTCTCTGAGGTCACTGTAGCCCCCACTGCTCACTATCGTGGGcatctctgactctctctctctgctcctccatgtcctcattttcctctccttttatCCCAGCTGAACTGCACCATTTCCTCCAACCTTAGGCCTTTCCCAGACACTCCCTCTTACAAGGCTGGCTGTCCTGTTCCCTTCCTGCTCACACTGTGGCCAGGCCCACCTCCCAGGCAGTAGGAAAGGCACAGAAAACAACCCGGAGCAGCCGCCCCTGCCAGGTCCATCacgagccactgtccccagctcaCCAGGAGAACAAGCTTCCACTGTGTTCCCATCCAGGGCTCTTTCCCTCAGGGAGGCCAACATGAGTCCCGGAACAGGCCACAGGACAGGGACGAGCGACTCCTCCGTGCACTCTCTACACTGACTCACCAGGGGATCAGAGGCAGAAGGACAGGTCTGCAGTCCCCAAAGCCCATGGGCTCATTTCACCCATTTGACTCCCAACTCCATCCCTGTCCTGCTGTGGGCTCACATCCTCTACtgtccagcccgggtgacagagcgagattctgtctcaaaaaaaaaaaaaaaaaagagatagagtcttgctctgtctcccaggctggagcacagtggcacgatcttggctcactgcaacctctgcctcctgggttcacgcgattttcccaccttagcctcccaagtaactgggattacaggtcctcTACTGGTTCCTGGGACCTTCCCCAGGTGGAGCTGTCCAGGCAGGTGCTGTCTGATGGGTTTGCTGCCCATTCCACATACATCTGTGTCCTCATGATGACACCATTGTCATAAGGTGGGATCTCTCGGACAGGCAGATGCATTAGCCACTAGTGTCTCACTTAGACTCTGCCCAATTTGGATGAATATGGTCAAACTCTAGTTGTGTTTCCTAAggttgaaagaaaaggaagaaagtatttCACACGACTGTTTTGGGTTCCTCGTCTTTTTACCTGAATTTCCACAGGAATTTGTAACATAGAACTCTTTCTAAATTTACTAACATAACATACATCACTTCTCCTCATATGGCATCGTTTCTCTCTTAATGCAATTGAGAACCCTCAGATATCCTTTCTGACAAGTTCTGTCTTCCTAACAGGACCCAGGAGTTCCTTCTACCCAGGGAGTCACTGATTTCAAACTGACTTCAGCATCTTTCTTTGATCATAACATGATCCTACCGGACTTCAGAGCTTGGTTTAAGAGTTTATCATGCTCTCTAGAGAAATATTCCTCTTAGTAGTTGGTGTTAGATCCAGAGTATTAATAACAATTTTCACAAATGGAATAATCTAACTTCTCAAATTTATATCCCAGATCTACCAAACACACACGGTCCATGAGGGTCAGATTTTCAGCAAGTTCATGCTCCTTCCATTCCACTAGTCAGTTATTCTGCATTTGCAAAAAACCCACATATTTCAGAAAAGATCCACAGTGCTGTCACCTGCCCTTTTCAGGGGAAGAAGGGACATTAAAAACCAAAGTCAAGGAACATAGTTATGCTGTTAAATCCAGGCAGCTCCTGCCTGTCACCCTCACTCTTTTCTAGATCATTCCTTGGACTCTGCTCTATCTTTAGGAGTCACTGGCTCAAGTCAGTCATCATTAAACACCTGGGAAAAACTGCCCCACCTTGTGGTTCCACTGCCTGACGACTGAGCTGACCTTCAGGCTTGCCTCTGGTGTTCCCTGTGTTATTTCTGCTGAAATGTagagtcccaggccaggctgcACAGTATCCTCAGGGTTTAAGGACAATGAGAAGTCCCATCATTACCCATCTCTAGGATGTCCTTAGACagggaagctgcagagaaaacaCACCTAGTGGGGCAAAGTAGGACTGTGAAGCTAGAAGGGAGCCAGCACTTGCACGTTCCAGGTGAGGACCCACAGGTGGGCCAGGCAGTCAGCAGCCAGTCAGGGAAGGACCAGAAGTGGCGGGGGCTATGACTGTCCACGACCCAACACTGCTGCTCAGTTCACACTTGAGAAAGTCTGTGCTTCTCTCACACAAAGCAGGTGGTCTCACGGTCTCTGAGCCCTCAGATCATCGTGCATCTGTCTTGTGAAACACACACTTGCCGTGGGCTTTTAAAGACTCAGGTTGGCTGAGAGGTGGGGAGATGCCAACTCTGAAAAATGCCTGGccggaatcccagcactttgggaggctgaggcgggcggatcacgaggtcaggagatcgagaccatcctggctaatggtgaaaccctgtctctaccaaaaatacaaaaaattagtcaggtatggtggcacacacctgtagacccagttactcaggaggctgaggcaggagaatcacttgaacccaggaggaagaggttgcagtgagccaagatcgtgccactgcaccccagcctcagcagcaaagcgagactccgcctcaaaaaaaaaagaaagaaagaaaaatgcccagccaggcacggtggctcacatttgtaatcccagcactttgggaggccgagtcaggcggattgccagagctcaggagttcgagaccagcctgggcaacacagtgaaagcccgtcgggcatggtggcatgtgcctgtaatcccagttacttgggaggctgagggaggagaattgcttgaacccaggaggtggaggttgcagtgagccaagatcacaccactgcactccagcctgggcaacagagccaggctccatctccaaaaaaaaaaagagagaaaagaaaaatgcctgtGGAGGAATCAAAGGTGCCACACAGGGCAATCTTCTCTCTGTTATCTGTACAGCGGAGCTGCCCAAGCCCTACATCGCCATCAACAACTCCAACCCCGTGGAGGACAAGGATGCTGTGACCTTCACCTGTGAATCTGAGGCTCAGGACACAACCTACCTGTGGTGGGTAAACAATCAGAGCCTCCCGGTCAGTTCCAGGCTGCAGCTCTCCAATGGCAATAAGACCCTCACTCTACTCAGTGTCTTAAGGAATGACACAGGACCCTATGAGTGTGAAATACAGAACCCAGTGAGTGCCAACCGCAGTGACACAGTCACCTTGAATGTCACCTGTGAgtattttctgttcctctgtggcccaggccgcCAGCCCAAATCCACGCACCCAGAGGCCGGGCGTCTCAGTCCCTCTCAGGTCTAAGGACGCAGACCCTTAACTCTAGACACCCAGGCTGGCCATGACTTCCTGTCCCAAGCAAACCTGGGCAGTCCCAGCCTGGACCAAGAATAGGAGGGGAGGGGCTGCTCCTGTCCTGGGAGGTTCAGGGTCTGCAGCCTGTGATGGAAGAAACAGGTGAATGTCTCAGACCCAGACTCAGTGGACACAGCGGAGGTTTGGTTGGGACTTCAGGGTTGTGACTTGGTAGAGAGGAACACTGTGGCCCTTCTCCAGACCAGGAGCTTCCCTTTCCCTCTGATGACATCACCTGtggctttattttctttgctccAGATGGCCCAGACACCCCCACCATTTCCCCTTCAGACACCTATTACCGTCCAGGGGCAAACCTCAGCCTCTCCTGCTCTGCGGCCTCTAACCCACCTGCAAAATATTCCTGGCTTATTAATGAAACATTCCAGCAAAGCACACAAGAGCTGTTTATCCCCAACATCACTGTGAATAATAGTGGATCCTATACCTGCCACGCCAATAACTCAGTCACTGGCCGCAACAGGACCACAGTCAAGATGATCATAGTCTCTGGTAAGTAATTCCTGGGGCATTGACATTAAGCTCTGGGGTACAAGCTCTCTGGTTTTCAAATAGGAGCAgagaagaaattttcttttccagCCTGTATCCAACGGGCAAAACAAGTCCAAATTCTCCCCTGAACCCTCTCAATTCATCTCTGCCGACTCTCTTccctttgtttttctgatttctcacAGCTGAACTTAGGTCCAGCCTGGAATGTGGGGAGGGGGTTCTCTCAGTCCCAGAAAGCCCCATGTAGCAGGAGGGACTTCACAGAGGGGAAAGCAGAAAGGGTCCTCAAGGTCAAGTTGCTTCTGTCACTGACATGTCCCCCTCTGTAACTTCTTGGCCTTCTTTTACCTACTCCATGAGATATAAGGAATATGTGAGGTTTTAAAACAGGCTCACATTAGTTTTCCCTAAATGAGAGAAGGAAATGCCCTTCATCAGCGATGAGCAGCTCAGACTTTGCTCCCTGCTCTACTCCCAGCTTGCCCGGTGATTGGCTCTGCCCTGACTCCATGTGGGGTAGGACGCAGGTGTGTGGAGAAGGTGGCCAGGTGGCCTGTCGTGAATCCAGCTAAATCAAAATGGCAGtcaatggctgggtgtggtggctcatgcctgcaatcccagcacttcggaaggccgaggtaggaggatcacctgacattaggagttcgagaccagcctgaccaacatagcaaaaactccgtctctactaaaaattaaaaaaaaaaaaaaaaaaattaaccaggcatggttgtacgtgcctgtaatcccagtcactagggaggctgaggcacaagaatcacttcaacctgggaggcagaggttgcaatgagccgagatggcgccactgcactccagcctgacaacagagagagacctctgTCTCAAAGGTTAGCGCCGGGTGGCTCAAGttttgaatcccagcactttgggaggctgagatgggcgatCATTTAGGTCAGAGattgagacctcatctctcagCACAGGTGAaattgcctctactaaaaatacaaaaactagggcGGGCGCAGGGGtagcggcctgtagtcccagctactcaggaggctggaggcaggagaatggcgtgaacccggaggcggagcttggcaGTGAGCCGAGTCCCCGCCACTGTACTCaggcctggacgacagagcaagactctgtctcaaaaaaaaaaaaaaaaagcagtcaacACCTGATCCTCTCCTGGGTCAGGCTACCTCCCTGAGCTTGTCCTGGCTCTGAAATCACCAGCTGTATGAGGCTGTGGGCACAGCATGTGGGATAGCACAGAACACAGCAAGTGACCCACACTTGGAGAAATCCAGAGATTCAGCCACAGGGGCTCTGCATTGGAGAGAATGGGCAATGCCAAACAGTGTGTATTTGTAGAGAAGGTAAGAATATCAGCCTTTTGTTAACACTGTGCCTACTCTCTAGGAATCTCCTTCACTGTGATATTCTATCCACAGACCAGGAAGTAAAACTCCTCTTTACAGTGAGAAATCCTTCGGATTGGAACTTCTCCAGATACTAAGGTCGTGAAGACTGGATGGGCCAACTTCATtctctaaaaaattatttaatgaaacaCACTACCTTCCCTTTTTTTATGTAAAGTGACAGTCACAGGAAGGAGGCCTGATCACAGAAAGCTCCAGGAAAGGGTCACACAAAAGTCAGTGggaggccgagcacggtggctcgtgcctgtaaccccagcactttgggaggctgaggtgggggatcacaaggtcaggagatcgagaccaccctggctgacacagtgaaacctggtctctactaaaaacacaaaaaattatccgggtgtggtggcaggcgcctgtagtcccagctactcggtaggctgatgcaggagaatggcgtgaacccgaaaggcggggtttgcagtgagccaagatcatgccactgcactccagcctgggcgacagagcaaggctctgtctcaaaaaaaaaaaaaaaaaaaaagtcagtgggcAAAACATTCTACCTGATGATGTTGCTCGGTCTGCACACTGAGAAGAGGATTCCAAGTGGGGATACAGAGATACCCAGAGGGTCACTCTGAGACAATCTGGGGTCAGAAGGGAAGTGTAGCCCTCTCCTCACAGATCATCACCTGAACAAAGACACTTGACCTTCTGCAGAGGGTCAGGGC contains:
- the CEACAM1 gene encoding carcinoembryonic antigen-related cell adhesion molecule 1 isoform X4, with the protein product MGHLSTPLHRVRVPWQGLLLTASLLTFWNPPTTAQLTIESRPFNVAEGKEVLLLAHNLSQNLIGYNWYKGERVDAKRLIVAYVIGTQQTTPGPAHSGREIIYSNASLLIQNVTQNDTGSYTLQVIKEDLVNEEATGQFRVYPELPKPYIAINNSNPVEDKDAVTFTCESEAQDTTYLWWVNNQSLPVSSRLQLSNGNKTLTLLSVLRNDTGPYECEIQNPVSANRSDTVTLNVTYGPDTPTISPSDTYYRPGANLSLSCSAASNPPAKYSWLINETFQQSTQELFIPNITVNNSGSYTCHANNSVTGRNRTTVKMIIVSDNDPQKNSLPAGAIAGIVIGVLALVVLIVAALACFLHFRKIGSSGPLQRPT
- the CEACAM1 gene encoding carcinoembryonic antigen-related cell adhesion molecule 1 isoform X1, which codes for MGHLSTPLHRVRVPWQGLLLTASLLTFWNPPTTAQLTIESRPFNVAEGKEVLLLAHNLSQNLIGYNWYKGERVDAKRLIVAYVIGTQQTTPGPAHSGREIIYSNASLLIQNVTQNDTGSYTLQVIKEDLVNEEATGQFRVYPELPKPYIAINNSNPVEDKDAVTFTCESEAQDTTYLWWVNNQSLPVSSRLQLSNGNKTLTLLSVLRNDTGPYECEIQNPVSANRSDTVTLNVTYGPDTPTISPSDTYYRPGANLSLSCSAASNPPAKYSWLINETFQQSTQELFIPNITVNNSGSYTCHANNSVTGRNRTTVKMIIVSELSPVVAQPQIKASKTTVTEDKDSVNLTCSTNDTGISISWFFKDQSLPSSERMKLSQDNATLSINPVKREDAGKYSCEVFNLISKNRSDPIVLIVNYNDPQKNSLPAGAIAGIVIGVLALVVLIVAALACFLHFRKIGRATDQRDLTEHKPSVSNHTQDHSNDPPNKMNEVTYSTLNFEAQQPTKPTSASSSPTATEIIYSEVKKK
- the CEACAM1 gene encoding carcinoembryonic antigen-related cell adhesion molecule 1 isoform X2 encodes the protein MGHLSTPLHRVRVPWQGLLLTASLLTFWNPPTTAQLTIESRPFNVAEGKEVLLLAHNLSQNLIGYNWYKGERVDAKRLIVAYVIGTQQTTPGPAHSGREIIYSNASLLIQNVTQNDTGSYTLQVIKEDLVNEEATGQFRVYPELPKPYIAINNSNPVEDKDAVTFTCESEAQDTTYLWWVNNQSLPVSSRLQLSNGNKTLTLLSVLRNDTGPYECEIQNPVSANRSDTVTLNVTYGPDTPTISPSDTYYRPGANLSLSCSAASNPPAKYSWLINETFQQSTQELFIPNITVNNSGSYTCHANNSVTGRNRTTVKMIIVSELSPVVAQPQIKASKTTVTEDKDSVNLTCSTNDTGISISWFFKDQSLPSSERMKLSQDNATLSINPVKREDAGKYSCEVFNLISKNRSDPIVLIVNYNDPQKNSLPAGAIAGIVIGVLALVVLIVAALACFLHFRKIGSSGPLQRPT
- the CEACAM1 gene encoding carcinoembryonic antigen-related cell adhesion molecule 1 isoform X5, yielding MGHLSTPLHRVRVPWQGLLLTASLLTFWNPPTTAQLTIESRPFNVAEGKEVLLLAHNLSQNLIGYNWYKGERVDAKRLIVAYVIGTQQTTPGPAHSGREIIYSNASLLIQNVTQNDTGSYTLQVIKEDLVNEEATGQFRVYPELPKPYIAINNSNPVEDKDAVTFTCESEAQDTTYLWWVNNQSLPVSSRLQLSNGNKTLTLLSVLRNDTGPYECEIQNPVSANRSDTVTLNVTYGPDTPTISPSDTYYRPGANLSLSCSAASNPPAKYSWLINETFQQSTQELFIPNITVNNSGSYTCHANNSVTGRNRTTVKMIIVSESPVLREDEAVPGQCHPQHKPCQERGCWEVFV
- the CEACAM1 gene encoding carcinoembryonic antigen-related cell adhesion molecule 1 isoform X3, coding for MGHLSTPLHRVRVPWQGLLLTASLLTFWNPPTTAQLTIESRPFNVAEGKEVLLLAHNLSQNLIGYNWYKGERVDAKRLIVAYVIGTQQTTPGPAHSGREIIYSNASLLIQNVTQNDTGSYTLQVIKEDLVNEEATGQFRVYPELPKPYIAINNSNPVEDKDAVTFTCESEAQDTTYLWWVNNQSLPVSSRLQLSNGNKTLTLLSVLRNDTGPYECEIQNPVSANRSDTVTLNVTYGPDTPTISPSDTYYRPGANLSLSCSAASNPPAKYSWLINETFQQSTQELFIPNITVNNSGSYTCHANNSVTGRNRTTVKMIIVSDNDPQKNSLPAGAIAGIVIGVLALVVLIVAALACFLHFRKIGRATDQRDLTEHKPSVSNHTQDHSNDPPNKMNEVTYSTLNFEAQQPTKPTSASSSPTATEIIYSEVKKK